Within the Corallococcus exiguus genome, the region GCTTGAGTGTCTCCACCGGCGCGGCGGGCGCGGTGGGGCTCACGGAGGCCGCCATCCACGCGGAGCTGGGCGAGGTCCTCGCGGGCCTCAAGCCCGGGCGCACGTCCCAGGACCAGGTGACGGTGTTCGCCGGGGTGGGCCTGCCCTTCCAGGACCTGGCCACCGCCTGGCACGTGTACCAGTCGGCGACCGGCGACGAGGACGTGCCCACGCTCGACTTCAACGAGTAGCGCGGGCCGTCCGTCCAGTCCGGCCTGCTTCAGGCCTTGGACAGCGTCTGCGAGAGGCGCACGGCCTCCTCGTGCAGGTCGGTGTCCTCCGCCAGAGGCATGGCGAGCACCTTCTGTACCAGCTCCTTCGCCTTCTGCTCCTGGCCCAGGCGCGCCTGCGCGAGCGCCAGGTTGAGCAGCGGCTCCGGGCGGTCCGGGGCGCGGCGCACGGCCTCCTCCAGCACCGTCACCGCGCGCGGCAGGTGGGCGTTCGCCGGCTCCGCGGGGACGCGCAGGAGCAGCTGGCCCAGGTTGTTCGCCGCGCGCCAGCCGTCCGGCGCCAGGCCCATGCCCTGCTCGTACGCGGCGATGGCCTTGTCGTACGCGGGCGGCTCCTGCGACTCGAAGCAGGTGGCCTCCGCCATCTTCAGCGACTCGCTGGCGACGCCCAGCGACGCCATGGTCTGGCACAGGTGCCGGGCCTGTTCGATTTGACCGCGCGCCAGCATCAGCTGCGCCAGGTTCGCCTGGGCGTCCGCGTCCTTCGGGCGCTGGGCCGCGAGCGCGGAGGCCGCCTGGTACGACGTGCGCAGGTCGCGCAGCGCCATGGACAGCACCGTCACGGACGCGAGCATGCGCGGCTGGTTGGGCACCGCCTTGAGGCCCTGCTCCAGCACCTTGCGCGCGTCCACCAGCTTCTCCTGGGCGGACAGCGCGTGCGACAGGCTCAGGTACGCGGGCACGAAGCGCGGCGCCAGCGTGAGGACCTCGCGCAGCGTGGCGAGGCCGGCGTCCGTCTGGCCCGCCTCCAGCTGCACCTGACCCAGCCGGTAGCGGAACACCGGGTTCTGGGGCGCCGCCTTCGCGGCCTGGGACAGGGCCTCCAGCGCCTGGGGCGCCTTGTCCTGCTTGATCAGCATCATGCCCTTGCCGAAGTGAGCCTCGGCGCGGTTCGGCTCCACCGCGAGCACGCCCTGGTAGGCCTTGAGCGCGGCGTCGAGCTGGCCCTTCTGGGCGGCGATGTTCGCGCGCACCAGGCCGGTCTCCGCCGTGGCGCCCTGGGCCTCCGCCTTGGCGAGCAGTCCTTCCGCCTGGGGCACCTTGTTCTCCACCAGCGCCAGCTTGGCCATCACGACCAGCGCGTCGCGGTGGTTGGGGTTCTTCGCGAGGAGCTTCTCGGCCTCGGCCTTGGCCTGGGCCACCTGACCCTGCGCGAGAAGGGTTTCCAGAGAGTTCATGATGGAAAGTGTCCCCCAGGGGGCGGGGGCTGTCGAGCAACGGGGAAAAAGGAAGGGCCTCGCCCGGATGGACGAGGCCCTGGGAAGAGCTTCAGGTGGGAGGCGGCCGGACGGGGCCCGCCACTACCACTTGCTCAGCGCGTCCTTGATGCCTTCACCGACGTTCTTGATGCCCTCGCCGACGTTCTTGATGCCCTCGCCGACGTTCTGCACCGCGTTGCCCACGCCCTCGACGGCGGCCTTGGCGGCGTCGCCGACCTTGCCCACGTCGACGGAGAAGCCGAACTCCACGCTGGCGCCGATGCCCAGCGCCGCGCCCACGTCGAAGTTGGCGGACAGCTTGCCGTCCTTCAGGCCGACGTTGGCCTCGAACTCCACGCCGATGCCGGCGAAGGCTTCCGCGCCGGCCGTGACGGTCGCGGGGCCAATCTCCTGCGTGACTTCCGCGCTGGCGCGGGCGCCGGCGAAGGCCTCACCGTGCACGGAGGCAGCGGCCTGGCCGTGCAGCGGGTCCAGCACCACCTGGCCCGTGGCGGTCGCCTCGGCGCCCACGTTGCCCTCCGCGCCCCACTCGGTGCGGCCCACGGCGCTGTCCACGTGGCCTTCCACGGAGCCGCGCACCAGGTCCGCCTTCACGTCGACGGAGCCCTCGGCGCCAATCTTGCCGTGCAGCGGGTCGATGGAGACGTTGCCCTGCGCGGACACGTCCGCCGTCAGCGCCTGGCCTTCCACGGTGTTGTGGAAGTTGCCGTTCACGTCACCGGAGGTGTGGGAGCCGGAAGCCGCGGTCCAGCTCTTGTTCCACTCACCGGAGGCCACCGTCTGGTCGAAGCGGCTGGTCTCCAGCTGCTTCTGGATGTCCGTCGTGGTGCTGGGGTTGGCCTGGTTGCTGGTGGTGACGCGGTTGCCCTGCACGCCACGGTTCAGGTCGATGGTCGCCTCGCCCTGGGCCCGGTTCTGCGTCTGGGCCTGCACCTCGCGGCGCACCTGCGTCCCGTTGGCCGGAGCGGGCGTCGTGGGGTTCCGGAACACGGGGCGGTAGCGGTTGGTCTCGATGGCCATGGAAGGGGGCTCCGGCGGGCGCGATGCGCGGTGGGAAATCTTGTGACTTGAGAGAGTATCGGGGGCGCACCCGAGAAAGTTTCCGCTCCTCTTTTTTCTTTCTGATCCGCCGCGCCCTCAGGGCTCGGATCTCCCGGGAGCCAGGATTCCCTCTGGGTCGAACGCCGCCTTCAGCCGCTTTCGCACCTCCGCGGAGTCGTCCCGCACGGGCGGTGCGGCGTCCTGCGCCTGGAGTCCGGCTCGGGTCAGGTGGTACCCCGCGTCCGCCAGTTCTCGGGAGAGGGCGCGGTAGCAGGCCTGGGCGCGGGCGTCCTCGCCGCGGACGTCCCGGTCATAGGCGAGCGCGGTGACCAGGTAGACGCAGCGCGGGGAGTGGGCGAGGAGCGCCAGGTTGGGTTCGAACCCGAAGAGGCGGGGAACGCGGTCGGCGATGTCCGTGGCGCGCTTCGCCTCCGGGCCAGTGAAGGGGACGGCGACGGAGCACCAGATGAAGCCGCAGCGGTCGCGGTCCGGGTGCGGATCCTCCGGCTTGGGCGTGCGCTTTCGCCAGTAGGCCATGGCGAGGTTGGTTTCGGTGGGGACGCCCTGGAGCGTGCCCTCGCCGAAGGGGGCCACCGGGCCGAAGGACAGGGGGCGGAAGGCGCCTTCCACGGCGCGTGCGAGCCGCTTCTCCAAGAGGGCGCCCATCTCCGCGTCCGGGGCGATGAGGGTGCCGCTGATGGCCCAGCGGCCAAAGCCCTCGCGGAGCTTCTCGCGGGCCCAGTCCGGCAGCGGCGCCCGGCCCACGGAGGGGTAGGGGAATTGCTGGGTGATGCTGTAGGCCTTGATGTCGTTCCAGAAGAAGAAGCTGCCCTTGAGCGTGCCGTCCAGGGCCAGGGCCTGGAGCCGGTCCACCATGTCCCAGAGCTGGGCGTCGTCGTTCACGGCGCAGAAGAAGTCGCGCAGCCAGGGCTGCTTGCGCGCCAGCCAGAACGTCATCCGCGTCACCACTCCCAGTGACGACTGGCTGAAGAGGCCGTCCAGCACCGGGCCCAGGCCCCAGCGGAACACCGGGGCGGAGCGGGCGCCGGGGAAGCGCGCGTGGCCCGTCTCCACGCGCTCGCCCGTGGGGAGCACGGCCTCCAGCGCGCACACGTGCTGGAAGATGTCCGCGTTGGGACCGGCCCCGTCACCGCGCTCCAGCGCGTTGCCCACCATGCTCGCGTCCGGCGACCCGCCGATGGTGGTGATGAACGTGG harbors:
- a CDS encoding tetratricopeptide repeat protein codes for the protein MNSLETLLAQGQVAQAKAEAEKLLAKNPNHRDALVVMAKLALVENKVPQAEGLLAKAEAQGATAETGLVRANIAAQKGQLDAALKAYQGVLAVEPNRAEAHFGKGMMLIKQDKAPQALEALSQAAKAAPQNPVFRYRLGQVQLEAGQTDAGLATLREVLTLAPRFVPAYLSLSHALSAQEKLVDARKVLEQGLKAVPNQPRMLASVTVLSMALRDLRTSYQAASALAAQRPKDADAQANLAQLMLARGQIEQARHLCQTMASLGVASESLKMAEATCFESQEPPAYDKAIAAYEQGMGLAPDGWRAANNLGQLLLRVPAEPANAHLPRAVTVLEEAVRRAPDRPEPLLNLALAQARLGQEQKAKELVQKVLAMPLAEDTDLHEEAVRLSQTLSKA
- a CDS encoding FAD-binding oxidoreductase, with product MSETEAKAPTHPGDLRAALAAWREAVGEAHVILEPEALEAAQTATFATTQRIPAIVRPADTAQVQACLRIASEHRVPVYPVSAGRNWGYGSRVPPGDGSVLLDLGRMNRILAHDEQLAYLTVEPGVTFRQAYEYLRDKGSSTFITTIGGSPDASMVGNALERGDGAGPNADIFQHVCALEAVLPTGERVETGHARFPGARSAPVFRWGLGPVLDGLFSQSSLGVVTRMTFWLARKQPWLRDFFCAVNDDAQLWDMVDRLQALALDGTLKGSFFFWNDIKAYSITQQFPYPSVGRAPLPDWAREKLREGFGRWAISGTLIAPDAEMGALLEKRLARAVEGAFRPLSFGPVAPFGEGTLQGVPTETNLAMAYWRKRTPKPEDPHPDRDRCGFIWCSVAVPFTGPEAKRATDIADRVPRLFGFEPNLALLAHSPRCVYLVTALAYDRDVRGEDARAQACYRALSRELADAGYHLTRAGLQAQDAAPPVRDDSAEVRKRLKAAFDPEGILAPGRSEP